In the genome of Ctenopharyngodon idella isolate HZGC_01 chromosome 19, HZGC01, whole genome shotgun sequence, one region contains:
- the si:ch211-152p11.4 gene encoding regulator of G-protein signaling 18 has product MLRKYSSVGALLELDFLPWGQGNKDESPGTSEDETDRASTSYPCTPDAKSGSAGKGELNRDHSISVENLVGLEKESGLLRVTNLNDSFKAYSDSQIAANSKGSLESMGKCGSLHSSSSKSSHASNSPKPPHYHRQQARAKLAAAKLHLKSLFGQGSPQSSQSNLTSAEHRENITSAKERRSRKPFLRQWSQVGHAKARLSRKEMESWAKSLDALLESRVGVTVFEAFLRSEFSEENLQFYSACEQYRQSSNKFSLQRRAKMISETYIQFGAPREVNLDSKTRELTIELLKAPSHTSLSHAQKRIYCLLEMDCYPRFLKSEIYLTLLRDSY; this is encoded by the exons ATGCTGCGTAAGTACAGTTCAGTGGGTGCTTTGTTGGAGCTGGACTTCTTGCCCTGGGGACAAGGGAATAAAGATGAGAGCCCAGGCACCTCTGAGGATGAGACGGATAGGGCCTCAACATCCTATCCTTGCACCCCAGATGCAAAGTCAGGAAGTGCTGGAAAGGGGGAGCTTAACAGAGATCACAGCATTAGTGTGGAAAATCTGGTCGGCTTGGAGAAGGAATCTGGTTTACTGAGAGTTACGAACCTAAATGACAGCTTTAAAGCTTACAGTGACAGCCAGATCGCTGCTAATTCCAAAGGCAGCCTTGAGAGTATGGGAAAATGTGGTTCCCTGCACTCTTCGTCATCCAAATCTAGCCATGCGTCCAACTCCCCAAAACCTCCTCATTATCACCGACAGCAAGCTCGGGCCAAACTGGCAGCTGCAAAATTACACCTTAAAAGTTTGTTTGGACAG gGTTCACCACAGTCCTCACAATCAAATTTGACAAGTGCAGAGCACAGAGAGAACATAACCAG TGCTAAAGAACGGCGTTCTCGAAAGCCTTTCCTCAGGCAGTGGAGTCAGGTGGGCCACGCCAAAGCTCGACTAAGCAGGAAGGAGATGGAAAGTTGGGCCAAGTCCCTTGATGCTCTGCTGGAGAGCAGAG TGGGAGTCACAGTCTTTGAAGCGTTCCTGCGATCCGAATTCAGTGAGGAAAACCTGCAGTTCTACTCAGCCTGTGAGCAGTACAGACAGTCATCCAACAAATTCAGCCTGCAAAGGCGGGCAAAAATGATTTCTGAGACTTACATCCAGTTTGGTGCTCCCAGAGAG GTGAATCTGGACAGTAAGACAAGAGAACTGACCATAGAGCTCCTCAAAGCCCCCTCTCACACTTCCCTCTCACATGCCCAAAAGCGCATCTACTGCCTCCTGGAAATGGACTGTTACCCCCGTTTCCTTAAGTCTGAGATCTACCTCACACTACTGAGGGATTCGTACTAG
- the cfap90 gene encoding uncharacterized protein C5orf49, which translates to MDALSEAKSKPLSTLSVFSFIPPRRTEPKEMRYFNCSPKAPERSLYDCLHQSTEGYDNKLHRDDREHAKSRGLDIYSEESSRPTPVLSSSVYGQYSPLQYNSGRSFARVAHIRSDFYSKNGITWTVEEGYGSVTPV; encoded by the exons ATGGACGCTTTATCCGAAGCAAAGTCTAAACCACTTTCCACTCTGTCAGTATTCAGCTTTATACCACCCAGAAGGACAGAGCCCAAAGAAATGCGTTATTTCAACTGCAGCCCCAAG GCCCCAGAGAGGTCTCTATATGACTGTTTACATCAGAGCACTGAGGGCTATGATAACAAACTCCACCGAGATGACAGAGAGCACGCCAAATCCCGGGGCCTGGACATCTACAGTGAG GAATCATCTAGACCAACACCCGTTCTGTCCTCATCAGTGTATGGCCAATATTCTCCACTACAGTACAACTCAGGGAGGAGCTTTGCTCGTGTTGCTCACATTCGTTCTGATTTCTACAGCAAGAATGGAATCACCTGGACTGTGGAGGAAGGCTATGGATCTGTGACACCCGTCTAA